The following are from one region of the Arachis duranensis cultivar V14167 chromosome 10, aradu.V14167.gnm2.J7QH, whole genome shotgun sequence genome:
- the LOC107469067 gene encoding uncharacterized protein LOC107469067: MGGQEKKIDQRTRKEIITAFTVSSHHKYAGIDLMQNCDLPPPSKVFVGPDETIVFPMNRACDAVGKEGEEEQRDGRHYGTYGGENGGGDDRDKIELLKALRASQTRAREAEKKAAVLRKERDGLSVALVEEAMQLFAYRQHVRLLELQVLHLRSLWPEKKHVNCCADTIGSSSMEDGSASDGERSNVKFVLALALTLGIGVTTVLACKYFL; this comes from the coding sequence ATGGGGGGCCAAGAAAAGAAGATCGATCAAAGAACAAGGAAAGAGATTATTACGGCTTTCACAGTTTCTTCTCATCACAAGTATGCAGGGATTGACCTTATGCAGAACTGTGATCTTCCCCCACCTTCCAAGGTTTTTGTTGGACCGGATGAGACCATTGTGTTTCCGATGAATCGGGCCTGTGATGCTGTGGGTAAAGAAGGAGAGGAAGAACAACGGGATGGGAGACATTATGGTACTTATGGTGGTGAAAACGGTGGTGGCGATGATAGAGATAAAATTGAACTTCTGAAGGCCCTGCGAGCTTCGCAGACTCGTGCCAGGGAAGCGGAGAAGAAGGCTGCAGTTCTGAGGAAAGAAAGGGATGGTCTTTCAGTGGCTCTGGTGGAGGAGGCTATGCAGTTGTTCGCGTATCGGCAGCATGTGAGATTGCTTGAGCTTCAAGTTTTGCACTTGCGATCGCTGTGGCCGGAGAAGAAACATGTAAATTGTTGCGCTGACACAATAGGATCATCATCGATGGAAGATGGCTCTGCCTCTGATGGAGAAAGGTCAAATGTAAAATTTGTTCTGGCTTTGGCTCTTACTTTGGGGATTGGAGTGACCACTGTTCTTGCTTGCAAATACTTCTTGTAA